One Aphelocoma coerulescens isolate FSJ_1873_10779 chromosome 4A, UR_Acoe_1.0, whole genome shotgun sequence DNA window includes the following coding sequences:
- the LOC138110197 gene encoding transforming growth factor beta activator LRRC32-like — protein sequence MAAEPSPAAPGVPGAGTACPWHRETPPSPLSFPTCHLCLLAFDVTAGPAGHLSCLLPIPPFLFPFPVALCRFFPLCELMSFFSHFRSYEHPHALSPSPIPSWSLFIQSLAPAQPASDAAGAGRGWRRPQPNMLWAARGCFLLWLLSAILRAGASPEARPSPALCQQSPTKVSCKGVGLRKFPKELGQGIKYLELSNNFIQNLSGSTMPGFGQLEYLDVCFNQLEAVSATALARLPRLHSLLLGSNHLDRNYLANGEAFHLLRNIEVLDLSVNNLESHMASWYISNLTSLRVLDLSGNTMTKLLAGTFRSSPRLRQLDLSNNYIMEIQEGAFEPLEELEMLNLALNSLHCISGFSLTQLRVLNLSHNALELFSSEEGAQPYLLRVLDLSHNRLLSFPELPKAHDLTHLNLSNNLIASLLPGSPQPREFVLLYKEMQRFNRTVHPAAALPHMADLDLSNNRLELFPFSFFHSLGALQSLSLARNCLRDVARELASNGTELSVRSLDLHSNALRVLPHWFFDSLPHLESMDLGSNSLQPCESQVSDQGRDLGVDSHTSAPGDTCTSFYNVPHLKHLSLSKNNISRLQPYAFNRTLLRSLDLSGNRDLSIPTGALGGLELSLQELSLRDNQMDESQAALPCLGTLRVLDLSGNRLSLLPSGLSCSPLESLDIRDNNLQTLGKLGSWSRSLRAVSVAGNPWSCCSLGWLDTLRAASVAVLDLPQARCAFQEHGWNISARITSTPHWICPQPKGTASLALLVALVGLSLLSAWAFCLLRKGRKAPECAGLGSNRVGVSQPHPKGEGPAEERPPDSVTKV from the exons atggctgcagAGCCCTCGCCAGCTGCCCCTGGTGTCCCgggagctggcacagcctgtccctggcacagggaaaCTCCCCCAAGCCCTCTCAGCTTTCCTACGTGCCACCTCTGCCTGCTGGCATTTGATGTCACAGCGGGTCCGGCCGGTCACCTGAGCTGCCTCCTCCCCATCCCGCcgtttctctttcccttccctgtggctttgtgccgttttttccccctctgcgAGCTGATGTCTTTCTTTTCCCACTTCCGTAGCTACGAACACCCACATGCCTTATCTCCTtcccccatcccatcctggaGCCTATTTATACAGagcctggctcctgcccagcctgccAGCGACGCCGCAGGAGCGGGACGGGGCTGGCGGCGCCCGCAGCCCAAcatgctctgggctgctcggGGATGtttcctgctctggctgctctcGGCCATCCTCAGAGCCGGGGCTAGCCCGGAGGCGAGGCCCAGCCCCGCGCTGTGCCAGCAG AGCCCCACGAAGGTGTCTTGCAAAGGAGTTGGCCTACGGAAGTTTCCCAAGGAGCTTGGCCAAGGAATTAAGTACCTTGAACTCTCCAACAACTTCATTCAAAACCTGTCAGGCAGCACCATGCCAGGATTTGGGCAGCTGGAGTACCTGGATGTGTGCTTCAACCAGCTGGAAGCTGTGTCAGCCACCGCTCTGGCTCGGCTGCCTCGGCTGCACTCGCTCCTCCTGGGATCGAACCACCTGGACCGGAATTACTTGGCTAACGGGGAAGCTTTCCATCTGCTCAGGAATATAGAGGTCCTGGACCTGTCTGTGAATAACCTGGAGAGCCACATGGCCAGCTGGTACATCAGCAACCTCACCAGCCTGAGGGTGCTGGATCTCTCCGGGAACACGATGACCAagctgctggcagggacctTCCGGAGCTCACCGCGGCTGCGCCAGCTCGACCTCAGCAACAACTACATCatggagatccaggagggagcTTTTGAGCCTCTGGAAGAGCTGGAGATGCTGAACTTGGCTTTGAATTCCCTGCACTGTATCTCTGGCTTCAGCCTCACACAGCTGCGAGTTTTAAACCTCAGCCACAACGCCCTGGAGCTGTTCTCCTCCGAGGAGGGAGCGCAGCCCTACCTGCTCCGAGTGCTCGACTTGAGCCATAACAGACTCCTCTCGttcccagagctccccaaagcCCATGATCTCACACACTTAAACCTCTCCAACAACCTCATtgcttccctgctcccaggctcaCCCCAACCCAGGGAGTTCGTCCTGCTCTACAAGGAGATGCAGAGGTTCAACAGGACCGTGCATCCCGCGGCCGCTCTGCCACACATGGCTGACCTGGATCTCAGCAACAACCGCCTGGAGCTGTTcccattttccttcttccacagCCTGGGCGCCCTGCAAAGCCTCAGCCTGGCGAGGAACTGTCTCCGGGACGTGGCCAGGGAGTTGGCCTCCAATGGCACGGAGCTGTCCGTGCGCTCGCTGGACCTCCACAGCAACGCCCTCCGCGTGCTGCCACACTGGTTCTTCGATTCCCTGCCTCACCTGGAATCCATGGATCTGGGCTCCAACAGCCTTCAGCCTTGTGAGAGCCAGGTGAGTGACcagggaagggatttgggagtGGATTCTCACACGTCAGCCCCCGGAGACACCTGCACCTCCTTCTACAACGTGCCTCACTTGAAACACCTGAGCCTGTCCAAGAACAATATCTCCAGGCTGCAGCCCTACGCCTTCAACCGGACCCTGCTGCGCTCCCTGGACCTGTCAGGAAACAGGGACTTGTCCATACCCACGGGAGCGCTGGGGGGCTTggagctgtccctgcaggagctcTCTCTGAGGGACAACCAGATGGACGAGAGCCAGGCAGCGCTGCCCTGCCTGGGCACGCTCCGAGTGCTGGACCTGTCGGGTAACCGCCTGAGCCTGCTGCCCTCAGGGCTTTCCTGCTCCCCACTGGAGAGCCTGGACATTCGGGATAACAACCTGCAGACCTTGGGAAAGCTCGGGAGCTGGTCCCGCAGCCTGAGGGCCGTGTCCGTGGCAGGGaacccctggagctgctgctcgcTGGGCTGGCTGGACACGCTGCGTGCGGCCAGTGTGGCCGTGCTGGACCTGCCCCAAGCTCGCTGTGCCTTCCAGGAGCACGGCTGGAATATCTCAGCCCGGATCACCAGCACTCCCCACTGGATCTGTCCCCAGCCCAAGGGCACTGCCTCCCTGGCTCTGCTCGTGGCCCTGGTGGGCCTTTCCCTCCTCAGTGCCTGGGCTTTCTGCCTCCTGAGGAAAGGGCGGAAGGCTCCGGAATGTGCGGGACTCGGGAGCAACAGGGTGGGAgtctcccagccccatcccaaagGAGAGGGGCCAGCCGAGGAGAGGCCACCTGACAGCGTCACCAAAGTGTAG